CTCGCGCGGTTGCAGTTCGAGCGGCAGCAGCACCGTCGTGGTGGTGGCGGTGAGGAACCGATCCCCGAGCGCGAGGCGCGAGGGCGAGACCTTCCAACCCGGGACGATCCTCGCCAGCCGGAGCAGCCGCGCACCGGCACCGAGCAGGAGAAGAGAGCCAAGCAAAAGGACGCCAAAAAGCACAAGACTCAACAGGCTGAAGAGCAGGACCGCAAGACCCATCGCTCGAATGGTAACGATTACGAGCGCTGAGCAGCATCGCTTGCCGGTCCTCTACGGCGCGGGAGTGCAGGGAAATGCCGCCGAGGCTCGTTCGTGCGTCGGAGGTTCAGGATCCAGAGCCACGCATCTCATGTCGAGCAGTCAGAGGCTGGTCCCGTTTCCAGCCAGCCGAAGCTTCGTCTCTCACGGTCACCCGTTGGGGAATCCAGCCCTTGTGCCAAACGGTGTCCTCCTGCCTGCGCTCGCGGCGGCCTTTCCAAGGATCGATAAGCGCGCTAATTTAGTTCTGATGGGAATGGAGTTCTCCCGAAACCGCCAGTAAGGCTGATGACTCCTACCGCGACAAATCGCGGTAGGAATCCGCCCAGATCCCCGCCGCACGGCGGGCTGTAGCTCGCCTCAACAAGAGGATCGAGCATGTCTTTTACGAATTGCCTTGTGGTCATGGCCGGGGGTGCGATCGGCACCTTGGCGCGCTATCTGGTGTCATTCCTGGCGCTGCCCATCAGCGGCCAGCTGCCTTGGGGCACCATCATCATCAACATCACCGGCTCGCTGCTGATCGGGTTTTTCGGCACGATTACCTTGGCCAACGGGCGGTTTCCGGTGTCCGAACCGCTGCGCCTGTTCGTGATGATAGGCGTCTGCGGCGGCTACACGACGTTTTCATCGTTCAGCCTGCAGACCCTCGACCTGATCCGCGCCGGCGGCGCGACTCGGGCGGCCTTAAACATCGGCCTGTCGGTGGCGTTGTGCATTGGCGCGGTGGCGATCGGCCACCTGATTGCATCCCGCCTCAATGGCGGCGCCATGCAGATTGCGCAAATCAACCTGGAAGAAGAAGCTTAAACTCGCCCGGCTGGCGGCAGCATTCGCTTTGCCTATATGATGCCGGGCGTGGCGGCGGGAGCGCGCGGAAGCCCTCCCTGCGCAACATCCCTAGGATGGCCCGCCGTCACGCCGGCCGAGACGTTAACGCTGTCTAGTCGGCTTTCGAAGATGGGGCTCCCGCGTTCTCTTCCTGGGAGCGTTGGTGCATGGATCTTTTGTCAACGGTTTGGCGATAGGCAGGCAGGATCGAAATCAGCTTGATTTGAGTGCCATGCCGTACAAACACAACGCAGATCGTCGTCATCACGTCGGAAAGATGACATTCAGGGTGACGAATTGGCGTGACTACGAAGCAGGTCTGCGCCGGCGTGGTAGCCTGACCTTATGGGTAACGCCGGAGGCACTGGCGGGATGGCGCGCTCCGCGACGCAAGACCCGCGGCGGCCAAGCCCGGTATTCCGATCTCGCCATTGAGACAGCGCTGACGCTGGGTTGCGTCTTCGCAATGCGGCTGCGCCAGACCGAGGGATTGCTTCACTCGCTGCTGGATCTCATGGGGCTGAAAGTCCCAGTTCCAGATCATACGACGCTGAGCCGTCGGGCACAGAAGTGGGAGCCATCAGCCCGACGAAACCCGCCGCAGCCGGACGGCCCGCTGCATGTGCTTGTCGATAGCACGGGATTGAAAGTCTACGGCGCCGGGCAATGGCTGGAGCAGAAACATGGCGCCAGATCACGTCGCAACTGGCGCAAGCTGCATCTGGCAGTGGATGCCAAAAGTGGCGCGATCATTGCCCAAAGGCTGACAGATCAGGACACGGATGATCCTTCCCAGGTGGCACCGCTGCTCGATCAGATCGACGGCGAGATCGACCAGTTCACAGCCGACGGAGCCTATGACGGCAAGCCAACCTATCAGTCTATCCTGCAGCACAGCGCAACCGCGAACATCGTCATTCCACCGCGTTCCACGGCGGTGGAAAGCAGTGATGCCGGACCGCCTGGTCAAAGGGACAAGCACATTGCCGCAATCGCAAGCGACGGTCGGCTGAAATGGCAGGCAGCCACCGGCTACGGCAAGCGGGCGCTGAGCGAAACGGCCATCGGACGATACAAGGGGCTGATCGGACGGCGCCTGCGAGCACGCTCTCTTCCGGCTCAACAGACCGAGGTTGCCATCGGTTGCATCGTTCTCAACCGCATGCTGGCATGGGCACGCCCGGAGTCTATCCGGCGTCAAGTCACGCAGGCATAACCAACTACATTAATGATCGAAATGCGTTCGATTTCATATCCGCGCACCAACGCCCATCCGTGCCGATCTTTTCCGGTGCGAGCAAAGGCTCATCCTTCAACATCTTGCGGAAGAAGCGCTTGGCGGCGTCGAGGTCGCGCCTCGCGGTGAGCAGGAAGTCCACCGGATTGCCGTGCTTGTCGATGGCGCGGTACAGATAGCGCCACTTGCCGCGAATTTTCACGTAAGTCTCG
This region of Mesorhizobium huakuii genomic DNA includes:
- the crcB gene encoding fluoride efflux transporter CrcB — translated: MSFTNCLVVMAGGAIGTLARYLVSFLALPISGQLPWGTIIINITGSLLIGFFGTITLANGRFPVSEPLRLFVMIGVCGGYTTFSSFSLQTLDLIRAGGATRAALNIGLSVALCIGAVAIGHLIASRLNGGAMQIAQINLEEEA
- a CDS encoding IS5 family transposase, whose translation is MPYKHNADRRHHVGKMTFRVTNWRDYEAGLRRRGSLTLWVTPEALAGWRAPRRKTRGGQARYSDLAIETALTLGCVFAMRLRQTEGLLHSLLDLMGLKVPVPDHTTLSRRAQKWEPSARRNPPQPDGPLHVLVDSTGLKVYGAGQWLEQKHGARSRRNWRKLHLAVDAKSGAIIAQRLTDQDTDDPSQVAPLLDQIDGEIDQFTADGAYDGKPTYQSILQHSATANIVIPPRSTAVESSDAGPPGQRDKHIAAIASDGRLKWQAATGYGKRALSETAIGRYKGLIGRRLRARSLPAQQTEVAIGCIVLNRMLAWARPESIRRQVTQA